The proteins below come from a single Mycobacterium parmense genomic window:
- a CDS encoding DUF503 domain-containing protein has protein sequence MWIGWLEFDVLLGDVRSLKQKRSLVRPVVAELQRKFSVSAAEAGAHELYRRAGIGVALVSADRGHAVDVLDAAERLVAGRPELELLSVRRSLLRSDDLI, from the coding sequence GGCTCGAGTTCGACGTGCTCCTGGGCGATGTCCGATCCCTGAAGCAAAAGAGGTCGCTGGTTCGCCCGGTCGTCGCGGAGTTGCAGCGCAAGTTCAGTGTGTCCGCCGCCGAGGCGGGCGCGCACGAGTTGTACCGGCGCGCCGGCATCGGCGTGGCCCTGGTGTCCGCCGACCGCGGCCATGCGGTGGACGTGCTGGACGCGGCCGAGCGATTGGTGGCCGGGCGTCCGGAGCTCGAGTTGCTGTCGGTGCGGCGCTCGCTGCTGCGCAGCGACGACTTGATCTAG